A region of Patescibacteria group bacterium DNA encodes the following proteins:
- the asd gene encoding aspartate-semialdehyde dehydrogenase produces the protein MKKFKVGILGATGMVGQNYIKLLRNHPWFTVTHVAASANSAGVSYERSVAGRWQMPVPIPENVKSLIVADVANIKAAKKRCDFVFSAFELPDKNLIKKMEEKYAAAGIPVVSNASANRWTEDVPMLIPEINHRHLEIIPVQKINRGWKKGFIVTKPNCSLQSYITPIFAIIQAGYRIEKIFIATLQAVSGAGYPGVPSLDMIGNVVPFIAGEEDKTEEEPLKILGSIKKGKFANTNFLKISAHCNRVPVADGHLACVSFKFNGKKPKREEIIKIWQKFRALPQELELPFAPLRPIIYRREDNRPQPRKDRDAEKGMAVTIGRLRKCKIFDYKFAAISHNTVRGAAGGGILNAELLVKKGYIS, from the coding sequence ATGAAAAAATTCAAAGTCGGGATTCTCGGGGCTACCGGCATGGTAGGCCAAAATTACATAAAACTGCTTCGCAACCACCCCTGGTTTACGGTAACTCACGTCGCGGCTTCGGCTAATTCCGCCGGCGTTAGCTATGAAAGATCGGTGGCAGGCCGCTGGCAAATGCCTGTCCCGATCCCTGAAAACGTAAAATCCTTGATTGTCGCGGATGTTGCCAATATCAAGGCGGCAAAAAAGCGCTGTGATTTTGTTTTCTCGGCCTTTGAACTGCCGGATAAAAATCTTATTAAAAAAATGGAGGAGAAATACGCGGCCGCCGGAATTCCGGTCGTATCGAACGCCTCGGCCAACCGCTGGACCGAAGACGTTCCGATGCTCATCCCGGAAATAAATCACCGGCATCTTGAAATAATTCCGGTCCAGAAAATAAACCGGGGCTGGAAAAAAGGGTTTATCGTTACCAAGCCCAATTGCAGTTTGCAAAGCTATATTACTCCGATTTTCGCAATAATTCAGGCGGGCTACCGCATAGAAAAAATCTTTATTGCCACCCTGCAGGCTGTTTCCGGCGCCGGTTATCCGGGCGTCCCGTCACTAGACATGATCGGCAATGTCGTTCCCTTTATAGCGGGCGAGGAAGATAAAACCGAAGAAGAGCCTTTGAAAATATTAGGCTCCATTAAAAAAGGAAAATTCGCCAATACCAACTTTTTGAAAATTTCCGCCCATTGCAACCGAGTGCCGGTAGCGGACGGACATCTGGCCTGCGTCAGTTTTAAGTTTAACGGCAAGAAGCCCAAGCGTGAAGAAATAATAAAAATCTGGCAAAAATTCAGAGCCCTTCCGCAGGAATTAGAACTCCCTTTCGCGCCTTTGCGGCCAATCATCTACCGCCGGGAAGACAACCGGCCCCAGCCGAGAAAAGACCGGGACGCGGAGAAAGGCATGGCCGTAACCATCGGACGCCTCCGAAAATGCAAAATTTTTGATTATAAATTCGCCGCTATAAGCCATAACACGGTTCGCGGCGCCGCCGGAGGAGGAATTTTAAACGCCGAACTATTGGTAAAAAAAGGCTACATAAGTTAA
- a CDS encoding aspartate kinase, whose translation MPKSGTKIIVNKFGGGIMIKKLIPYTEKRISEQLKAGYRPIVVVSALKGVTDEIILFLGHIKEKIRRNQRLGGASEKYIDSLIKPFVNSLNEKHMKLLEEVCVSRDWRKNAKAPLDRVFGELENDLVTLLRFGFLPIFDDKITAYGEKLASVCFSYYLKSRGFSARAVFAEEIPIITDDCFKNANINYDLSAKSARKTILKIKEIPVIPGFCGETLEGNTTTLGRGGTDTTACFLGAALKAEKIILWKDVEGVLSADPKIAKDAITVPFISYAEAAESGKVIHDKAIQYVKMFKTPAEVAAIIDPAKKTQVGPYIKSVKGAKIVSFKKNLSLLIITDDRMNNYGYLANVTRILTSHKVNLDITRNTRDKLILVAENNGNGFEEMIAELKKQVKKLEVSPVNMVILIGNLDWKDVNRFNDILIRLCPYTELGAFPYKNCVRLEAVVKTEEMEKMVRALHKEFIK comes from the coding sequence ATGCCAAAATCCGGGACTAAAATCATCGTCAATAAATTCGGCGGAGGGATAATGATAAAAAAACTTATCCCCTATACCGAAAAAAGGATTTCCGAACAGCTAAAAGCCGGCTACCGGCCGATTGTAGTGGTTTCAGCGCTAAAAGGAGTAACTGACGAGATTATTTTATTTCTTGGGCATATCAAAGAAAAAATAAGAAGGAATCAAAGACTGGGCGGAGCGAGCGAAAAATATATCGACAGCCTGATAAAACCTTTCGTCAATAGCTTGAACGAAAAGCACATGAAGCTTTTGGAAGAAGTTTGCGTTTCCCGGGACTGGAGAAAAAACGCCAAAGCGCCCCTGGATCGGGTTTTCGGTGAGCTCGAAAATGATCTCGTCACCCTTCTCCGCTTCGGATTCTTGCCAATTTTTGACGATAAAATTACGGCTTATGGCGAAAAGCTGGCGAGCGTCTGCTTTTCCTATTATCTTAAGTCGCGGGGGTTTTCCGCCCGGGCGGTGTTTGCCGAAGAAATCCCCATCATCACCGACGATTGTTTTAAAAATGCCAACATCAATTATGATCTTTCGGCCAAATCCGCCCGAAAAACAATTTTGAAAATCAAAGAAATTCCGGTTATCCCTGGATTTTGCGGAGAAACTTTGGAGGGCAATACAACTACTTTAGGCCGGGGCGGAACCGATACGACCGCCTGCTTCCTCGGGGCGGCCTTAAAAGCGGAAAAAATTATTTTATGGAAAGACGTGGAGGGAGTTTTATCCGCTGATCCAAAAATCGCCAAAGACGCGATAACCGTTCCATTCATAAGCTATGCTGAAGCGGCCGAATCCGGCAAGGTTATCCATGACAAGGCCATCCAATACGTAAAAATGTTTAAGACTCCGGCCGAGGTGGCGGCGATTATCGACCCGGCTAAAAAAACCCAAGTCGGGCCCTATATTAAAAGCGTTAAGGGCGCGAAAATCGTCAGCTTCAAAAAAAACTTATCCCTCTTAATTATTACCGATGACCGGATGAATAATTACGGCTACCTGGCCAATGTAACGCGGATTTTGACCAGCCATAAAGTAAATTTGGACATAACCAGAAACACCCGGGACAAGCTCATTTTAGTGGCGGAAAATAACGGCAACGGCTTTGAAGAGATGATTGCCGAGCTAAAAAAGCAAGTAAAAAAACTGGAAGTATCGCCGGTTAACATGGTGATCTTAATCGGCAATCTTGATTGGAAAGACGTAAACCGTTTTAATGACATCCTGATCCGTCTTTGCCCCTATACCGAGCTCGGCGCTTTTCCTTACAAAAATTGCGTCCGGCTGGAAGCGGTCGTAAAAACCGAAGAAATGGAAAAAATGGTCCGGGCCCTGCACAAAGAATTCATAAAATAA